In a genomic window of Branchiostoma floridae strain S238N-H82 chromosome 19, Bfl_VNyyK, whole genome shotgun sequence:
- the LOC118407026 gene encoding olfactory receptor 5B17-like codes for MEEETATDDPSETDGIDHVLSIGSTFRDLQTAYLIISLVLSVGCGLLVIFLVWKKEHLRKPSHFLRCNLAVDDIIFTSCMIPVRIYALFREDVSGQYLMCSGRMLVGAPCLVSTYGTYLMMAVDLYYFVCNPLHYHDKVTTKRVTVGIVTIRAFSFFFGLAPVAFGGLRCEDANNVSVIFRRINLFLFSTAAVSVPMLYCRIFKEARRQQERDENRDLWVFQTKAFKMMAPQATVWAISVATVIFQVAIRVLISEEQRSQYVLTILDHVSSLLYLTVSSVANPIIYSFRLPDFRRAIKELCGLPTNIPPVVLAPRHRDMEIATITGLRHRAPATELAPAQTSGEGPKTTAEDVCIPSDQEESFPTQTTKEGMSPGLAPSTECSGHKTASQRRPFQITVKAEVHAEPTTCPGQDVAGLPGQLNLDAEPTDAPTCTSTVTAEMDKATARHTLMAPPARPKVAWQ; via the coding sequence ATGGAAGAAGAAACAGCAACCGACGATCCATCCGAAACAGATGGTATCGACCACGTTTTATCTATCGGCTCAACATTTCGTGATCTCCAGACAGCATACCTCATCATCAGCCTGGTACTGTCGGTAGGATGCGGACTGTTAGTCATTTTCTTGGTTTGGAAAAAAGAGCATCTCAGAAAACCGAGTCACTTCCTTCGTTGTAATTTGGCTGTGGACGACATCATCTTCACAAGCTGCATGATTCCCGTCCGAATCTACGCACTTTTCCGTGAAGACGTCAGCGGGCAATATTTGATGTGCTCGGGCAGAATGCTGGTAGGGGCACCATGTCTGGTATCCACGTATGGTACATACCTCATGATGGCGGTAGATCTGTACTATTTTGTGTGCAATCCCCTTCACTACCATGACAAAGTCACCACAAAACGCGTGACTGTGGGCATCGTGACCATCAGAGCCTTCTCCTTTTTCTTTGGACTAGCGCCCGTGGCTTTCGGTGGACTGCGTTGTGAGGACGCAAACAATGTATCTGTCATTTTCAGAAGAATCAACCTGTTTCTCTTCTCAACTGCCGCTGTCTCCGTCCCAATGCTCTACTGCCGCATCTTTAAGGAGGCCAGGAGACAACAGGAAAGGGATGAGAACCGCGACCTGTGGGTCTTCCAGACCAAGGCATTCAAAATGATGGCGCCACAAGCTACTGTTTGGGCTATTTCCGTAGCCACTGTCATTTTCCAGGTGGCAATAAGAGTTCTGATCAGTGAAGAACAGAGGTCCCAATACGTCCTGACTATCCTTGATCACGTGTCCTCTCTCCTGTACCTGACGGTATCATCCGTGGCCAACCCCATCATCTACAGCTTCCGGCTCCCAGACTTCCGTCGAGCCATTAAGGAGCTGTGTGGACTGCCAACCAACATCCCACCTGTGGTACTGGCCCCGCGGCATCGGGACATGGAGATAGCCACTATCACCGGTCTCAGGCATCGGGCTCCGGCCACAGAACTGGCACCAGCTCAAACCTCTGGGGAAGGCCCGAAGACAACAGCAGAGGATGTGTGTATACCTTCTGACCAAGAAGAAAGCTTTCCAACACAGACAACAAAGGAAGGCATGAGCCCAGGACTAGCACCTTCTACAGAATGCAGTGGCCATAAGACTGCTTCACAGAGACGACCATTCCAGATAACAGTAAAGGCAGAGGTACACGCTGAGCCAACAACATGTCCTGGACAGGATGTGGCGGGACTTCCCGGACAACTAAACTTGGATGCCGAACCAACGGACGCCCCGACATGTACGTCAACAGTGACCGCCGAGATGGACAAGGCAACAGCAAGACACACTTTAATGGCCCCACCTGCGCGTCCAAAGGTGGCGTGGCAGTGA